From Oncorhynchus nerka isolate Pitt River linkage group LG1, Oner_Uvic_2.0, whole genome shotgun sequence, the proteins below share one genomic window:
- the LOC115124844 gene encoding trace amine-associated receptor 13c-like — MENHEDVQYCFQDRNSSCRKVFLSTSIYITLYIFFSLISAVTVFLNLLVIISISHFKQLHTTTNLLILSLAVSDLLVGLIVIPVTTVAIMESCWVFGEYFCVFYFYIACLCTSLSLGNLVLISIDRYVAVCDPLLYHSKITITRMMCCISITWCCCIIYRAAIIKNFVNVQVPSRCLNECFIVEELHWVNIIDLVFTMVVPCSIIITLYMKIFVVARSQARKVFSKEAACVSGVKTGQANKSERKAAKTLAIVVFNYLICWIPFLFINMLFFSSDNLSFIIGFLPLVNSLINPIIYAFFYPWFKVTAKHILTLKLRRS; from the coding sequence ATGGAGAATCATGAAGATGTTCAATACTGTTTTCAAGACAGAAACTCTTCTTGCAGAAAGGTTTTTCTATCGACATCTATCTACATAACACTGTACATCTTCTTCTCATTGATTTCAGCAGTTACAGTATTTTTGAACCTACTGGTGatcatctccatctctcacttcaAGCAGCTCCACACTACAACCAacctgctcatcctctctctggctgtgtcagaTCTCCTGGTTGGACTGATTGTGATACCAGTAACGACTGTAGCAATAATGGAATCATGCTGGGTTTTTGGggaatatttctgtgtgttttatTTCTACATTGCTTGTTTATGTACTTCTTTATCTCTGGGAAATTTGGTATTGATATCTATTGACCGCTATGTTGCTGTGTGTGATCCCTTATTGTACCActctaaaataacaataacaagaatGATGTGTTGTATATCCATTACCTGGTGTTGTTGTATCATATACCGTGCTGCTATTATAAAAAACTTTGTAAATGTACAGGTACCCAGTaggtgtttgaatgaatgttttatTGTAGAGGAGTTACATTGGGTTAATATCATTGAccttgtatttacaatggttgtCCCGTGCTCTATTATTATAACACTTTATATGAAAATCTTTGTGGTGGCCAGATCACAGGCCAGAAAGGTATTTTCAAAAGAGGCTGCCTGTGTGTCTGGTGTTAAAACTGGACAGGCAAATAAGTCTGAGAGAAAAGCAGCAAAAACTCTAGCTATTGTTGTTTTCAACTATCTCATTTGTTGGATTCCATTTTTGTTCATAAATATGTTATTTTTTTCAAGTGACAATTTATCATTTATCATCGGCTTTCTGCCACTTGTTAATTCCTTAATTAATCCAATCATTTATGCTTTCTTTTATCCTTGGTTCAAAGTGACAGCTAAACATATTTTAACTCTGAAGTTAAGGCGTTCATAg
- the LOC115124842 gene encoding trace amine-associated receptor 13c-like, producing the protein MEKHEDVQYCFQDRNSSCRKALLSTSIYITLYIFFSLISAVTVFLNVLVIISISHFKQLHTPTNLLILSLAVSDLLVGLIVIPVTTVALMESCWGFGEYFCVFHLYMAFLCTSLSLGNLVLISIDRYVAVCDPLLYHSKTTITRTTCCISITWCCCIIYRAAIVKSFVNVQVPSRCLDECFIVEGITWANIVEILITMVVPCSIIITLYMKIFVVARSQARKVFSKEAASVSGVKTAQANKSEKKAATTLSIVVVNYFICWIPSLFIFFFLSFLSDNLSLFIRFLPLVNSLINPIIYAFFYPWFKVTAKHILTLKLRCS; encoded by the coding sequence ATGGAGAAACATGAAGATGTTCAATACTGTTTTCAAGACAGAAACTCTTCTTGCAGAAAGGCTTTGCTATCGACATCTATCTACATAACACTGTACATCTTCTTCTCATTGATTTCAGCAGTTACAGTATTTTTGAACGTACTGGTGatcatctccatctctcacttcaAGCAGCTCCACACTCCAACCAacctgctcatcctctctctggctgtgtcagaTCTCCTGGTGGGACTGATTGTGATACCAGTAACGACTGTAGCATTAATGGAATCATGCTGGGGATTTGGggaatatttctgtgtgtttcatTTATATATGGCTTTTTTATGTACTTCTTTATCTCTGGGCAATTTGGTCTTGATATCTATTGATCGTTATGTTGCTGTGTGTGATCCCTTATTGTACCACTCTAAAACAACAATAACAAGAACGACGTGTTGTATATCCATCACCTGGTGTTGTTGTATCATATACCGTGCTGCTATTGTAAAAAGCTTTGTAAACGTACAGGTACCGAGTAGGTGTTTGGATGAATGTTTTATTGTTGAAGGAATAACCTGGGCTAATATCGTTGAAATTTTAATTACAATGGTTGTCCCGTGCTCTATTATTATAACACTTTATATGAAAATCTTTGTGGTGGCCAGATCACAGGCCAGAAAGGTATTTTCTAAAGAGGCTGCCAGTGTGTCTGGTGTTAAAACTGCACAGGCAAATAAGTCTGAGAAAAAAGCAGCAACAACTCTTTCTATTGTTGTTGTCAACTATTTCATTTGTTGGATTCCATCtctatttattttcttttttttgtcttttttaaGTGACAATTTATCACTTTTCATCCGTTTTCTGCCACTTGTTAATTCCTTAATTAATCCAATCATTTATGCTTTCTTTTATCCATGGTTCAAAGTGACAGCTAAACATATTTTAACTCTGAAGTTAAGGTGTTCATAG